One segment of Terriglobia bacterium DNA contains the following:
- a CDS encoding rhodanese-like domain-containing protein, whose amino-acid sequence MAERIPIPDLQKKLNSGKLVLVDVRDASEIKESGAIPGAIHIPMAQIEKRMTELPKDAEIVFY is encoded by the coding sequence ATGGCAGAACGCATTCCGATTCCCGACCTGCAGAAGAAGCTCAATAGCGGCAAATTGGTTCTGGTCGATGTCCGCGACGCCTCCGAAATCAAAGAAAGCGGCGCGATCCCGGGCGCCATCCATATCCCGATGGCGCAGATCGAGAAGCGCATGACAGAGCTTCCGAAGGACGCCGAAATCGTCTTCTATTGA